A single genomic interval of Danio aesculapii chromosome 5, fDanAes4.1, whole genome shotgun sequence harbors:
- the rnf128a gene encoding E3 ubiquitin-protein ligase RNF128a produces the protein MGPLAGRDVFSWLLLASVLQVSSVRLAEASYLCTAYLNISYTNPETNKSTWFQEEMGLYGQDSPKAYVKGNVYLASPIYGCDDDTVYGRPNGSKGWIALIQRGNGCTFTEKINIAAMNGAAAAIIFNDFGSENRVIQMSHPGTTIVAVMIGNFRGMELVQLLDQGVPVAIAIEVGKQHGPWMSHYSVFFVSISFFIVTAATVGYFIFYSARRLNSLRQQNRSQKKLKAEAKKAIGQLQVRTLRQGDQEIGPDADACAVCIDSYKAGDVLSILTCNHLFHKTCIEPWLLEHRTCPMCKCDILKALGVELDVEEQPQISVPDFRPFSTSEDLHSETASHTHSETASSGYASMHGNEHLAPPEGTHNGVQEEPHYDNLAFESDVHNQSEVRT, from the exons ATGGGGCCTCTTGCCGGTCGGGACGTGTTTTCGTGGTTGTTGTTGGCTTCTGTTCTCCAGGTGTCGAGTGTTCGTTTGGCGGAGGCCAGTTACCTGTGCACTGCATACCTGAACATTTCATACACCAACCCTGAAACTAACAAAAGCACCTGGTTTCAAGAGGAGATGGGGCTGTATGGACAAGACTCACCCAAAGCTTATGTCAAGGGGAACGTGTATTTAGCTTCTCCGATCTATGGCTGTGATGATGACACCGTTTATGGCCGACCGAACGGCTCTAAGGGCTGGATCGCCTTAATCCAACGCGGAAACGGCTGCACTTTTACCGAAAAAATTAACATTGCGGCTATGAACGGGGCTGCCGCTGCTATCATCTTCAACGACTTTGGCTCAGAAAATCGGGTCATTCAGATGTCCCACCCAG GCACAACTATCGTTGCGGTAATGATTGGCAACTTCCGCGGGATGGAGCTGGTCCAGCTGCTGGATCAAGGCGTTCCCGTTGCTATAGCGATAGAGGTTGGGAAGCAGCACGGCCCCTGGATGAGTCACTATTCCGTGTTTTTCGTCTCCATCTCCTTCTTCATCGTCACCGCGGCGACGGTCGGCTACTTCATCTTCTACTCCGCGCGGAGACTCAACAGCCTCAGACAGCAGAACCGCAGTCAG AAAAAGCTGAAAGCTGAAGCAAAGAAGGCGATTGGCCAGCTACAGGTCCGCACACTGAGACAAGGCGATCAG GAAATCGGCCCGGATGCTGACGCCTGTGCAGTTTGTATTGATTCGTATAAAGCAGGAGATGTATTGTCAATTCTCACATGCAA tCATTTATTCCATAAAACCTGCATAGAGCCATGGCTGCTGGAGCACAGAACCTGCCCAATGTGCAAGTGTGACATTCTTAAAGCCCTTGGAGTTGAG ttggatgtggaggagcagccaCAGATTTCAGTGCCTGATTTCAGGCCTTTTTCTACCTCTGAGGACCTGCACAGTGAGACGGCCTCACATACACACAGTGAGACCGCTTCCTCTGGATATGCATCTATGCATGGAAATGAACACCTTGCTCCTCCTGAAGGCACACACAACG GTGTGCAGGAGGAGCCTCACTATGATAACCTTGCCTTCGAGAGCGACGTCCACAACCAGAGTGAAGTCAGAACCtga